From Paenibacillus sp. PK3_47, the proteins below share one genomic window:
- a CDS encoding polyphosphate polymerase domain-containing protein: MAIEVFNRYENKYLLDNESYLKIYNELLEYMEPDDFNKQHEFYSITNLYYDTPSNTLIRNSLSKPKYKEKLRLRAYGVPDKDSKVYLEIKKKVFGLVNKRRTSLKLHEAYDFVRTGIPPEYKDYMNKQVVEEIRYFLSCYDLKPMVYLSYDRKALFCKNNRDLRITFDTNIRSRRCDLNMEHGTYGELLMEPGQWLMEVKAEKTIPVWLSKMLSEHQMYRTSFSKYGNEYKKMLRNSKVESESALYA; the protein is encoded by the coding sequence ATGGCGATCGAGGTATTCAACCGGTACGAGAACAAATATCTGCTTGATAATGAGTCGTATCTCAAAATCTATAATGAGCTGCTTGAATATATGGAACCGGATGATTTCAACAAACAGCATGAGTTTTATTCCATTACTAATCTGTACTATGACACACCGAGCAATACGCTGATCCGCAACAGCCTGTCGAAGCCCAAGTACAAAGAGAAACTCCGTCTCAGAGCCTACGGTGTTCCGGATAAGGATTCGAAGGTCTACCTGGAAATCAAGAAGAAGGTCTTCGGACTCGTCAACAAAAGAAGAACATCGCTTAAGCTGCATGAAGCTTACGATTTTGTCCGCACCGGCATCCCGCCGGAATACAAGGACTACATGAACAAGCAGGTGGTTGAGGAAATCAGGTACTTCCTGAGCTGCTACGATCTGAAGCCGATGGTGTATCTGTCCTATGACCGAAAGGCGCTGTTCTGCAAAAATAACCGGGATCTCCGCATCACCTTTGATACGAATATCAGAAGCCGGCGGTGTGATCTGAATATGGAGCACGGCACCTATGGCGAGCTGCTGATGGAGCCGGGACAATGGCTGATGGAAGTCAAAGCCGAGAAGACCATTCCGGTCTGGCTGTCCAAAATGCTCTCCGAACACCAGATGTACCGGACCAGCTTCTCCAAATACGGCAATGAATACAAAAAAATGCTGAGAAACAGCAAAGTAGAAAGCGAGAGTGCACTGTATGCTTGA
- a CDS encoding response regulator transcription factor: MRILIVEDEVHLAEAVTQILKKHNYSADAVHDGRTGLDYALSGIYDLLLLDIMMPEMDGISLLRTLRTQGIATPVIFLTAKGETADMVTGLDYGADDYIAKPFSSEELLARMRAVLRRKGEVLPDDALKFGDLELNTTNLRLSVKGKEMKLNLKENELLELLIVRKQSVTSKEQIIEKLWGFDSEAEHNNVEVYISFLRKKLTFLGSAVRISTIRNVGYVLEVNA, from the coding sequence ATGAGAATACTGATCGTAGAAGATGAGGTGCACCTGGCCGAGGCCGTGACCCAAATCCTGAAAAAGCATAACTACTCCGCAGACGCAGTCCATGACGGCAGAACAGGCCTGGATTACGCGCTGAGCGGGATCTATGATCTGCTGCTGCTCGACATCATGATGCCGGAGATGGATGGGATCAGCCTGCTGCGGACGCTGCGGACCCAAGGTATAGCGACACCCGTGATCTTCCTGACTGCAAAGGGTGAAACTGCGGATATGGTAACAGGCCTGGACTACGGGGCGGATGACTATATTGCCAAGCCCTTTTCATCAGAAGAGCTGTTGGCCAGAATGCGGGCGGTGCTGCGGCGCAAAGGCGAGGTGCTGCCGGATGATGCGCTGAAATTCGGGGATCTGGAGCTGAACACGACGAATTTGCGGCTGTCAGTGAAAGGCAAAGAAATGAAGCTTAACCTTAAGGAGAATGAGCTGCTGGAGCTGCTGATCGTACGCAAACAGTCGGTTACCTCCAAGGAGCAGATCATTGAGAAGCTGTGGGGCTTTGATTCCGAAGCCGAGCATAACAATGTCGAGGTCTATATTTCTTTTTTGCGTAAAAAGCTTACGTTCCTGGGATCAGCGGTACGCATCAGCACGATCCGTAACGTCGGCTATGTCCTAGAGGTGAATGCCTGA